The Sulfitobacter sp. SK011 genome has a window encoding:
- a CDS encoding molybdenum cofactor biosynthesis protein MoaE: protein MRIFVQDAPFDLGAETAAFAQAQNSMGAIVTFTGVVRDTPDHALDVMEIEHYPGMTEKAISSIAEQAIKRFGLGDALIIHRHGRLAPGEVIMMVATAARHRKNAFDGAEFLMDYLKSRAPFWKREVGHDGANWVEARDEDEDALSRWLKS from the coding sequence ATGCGCATTTTTGTTCAGGACGCACCCTTTGATCTGGGCGCAGAAACCGCAGCTTTTGCTCAGGCTCAGAACAGTATGGGTGCGATTGTGACCTTTACAGGTGTGGTGCGTGACACCCCCGATCACGCATTGGATGTAATGGAAATTGAACATTACCCCGGCATGACCGAAAAGGCGATTTCGTCCATCGCGGAACAGGCAATCAAACGGTTCGGTCTTGGCGACGCGCTCATCATCCATCGGCATGGGCGGCTGGCCCCTGGCGAGGTCATCATGATGGTTGCGACTGCCGCACGGCATCGAAAAAACGCGTTTGATGGCGCGGAATTTCTGATGGACTACCTTAAATCCCGCGCCCCGTTCTGGAAACGTGAAGTCGGCCATGATGGGGCGAACTGGGTGGAGGCGCGAGATGAGGATGAAGACGCATTATCGCGCTGGTTAAAATCTTGA
- the moaD gene encoding molybdopterin converting factor subunit 1 produces the protein MDVLYFAWVRERIGVPREQVQTEAATVADLVEELRAREERYALAFSDLSALRVAVDQELSDFDAPLKGVRELAFFPPMTGG, from the coding sequence ATGGACGTTTTGTATTTTGCATGGGTACGTGAACGTATCGGGGTGCCGCGTGAGCAGGTGCAAACCGAGGCGGCGACAGTGGCTGATCTTGTCGAAGAGTTGCGCGCACGCGAGGAACGTTATGCCCTGGCCTTTTCTGATCTGAGCGCGCTGCGCGTAGCCGTTGATCAGGAATTGAGCGATTTTGATGCGCCGTTGAAAGGCGTTCGAGAGCTGGCGTTTTTTCCTCCAATGACGGGCGGCTGA
- a CDS encoding S49 family peptidase: MKRWIPFLKSEPTVAVVRLSGVIGPQSRSALNDATLAPVLEKAFGKGKPVAVALEINSPGGSPVQSSLIGAQIRRLATEKNIPVIAFVEDVAASGGYWLAAAADEIYADPSSVVGSIGVISASFGAHEFIKDHGVERRVHTAGKSKSMLDPFRPEQPEDVARLKTLLEDIHENFIDHVKARRDGKLTDAQDLFTGEIWLAKRATELGLIDGIGHLQPLLKERFGEKVKLRRYGAKKGLLSRFGVQLVHDAVHGIEERAAFARFGL; encoded by the coding sequence ATGAAACGCTGGATCCCTTTCCTGAAATCTGAACCCACCGTTGCCGTGGTCCGCCTCTCGGGTGTGATCGGGCCTCAAAGTCGGTCAGCATTGAACGACGCCACTCTTGCACCGGTGCTTGAAAAAGCATTTGGAAAGGGAAAACCTGTTGCTGTGGCGCTTGAGATAAACTCGCCCGGCGGCAGCCCTGTGCAATCGTCCTTGATCGGGGCACAGATCAGGCGGCTGGCGACCGAAAAGAACATTCCAGTGATCGCTTTTGTCGAAGATGTGGCCGCATCTGGCGGTTATTGGTTGGCGGCAGCAGCAGACGAGATCTATGCAGACCCAAGTTCAGTTGTCGGATCGATCGGTGTGATTTCGGCATCGTTTGGCGCACATGAGTTCATCAAGGATCATGGGGTGGAGCGGCGGGTTCATACGGCCGGAAAATCGAAATCCATGCTCGACCCGTTCCGCCCCGAACAGCCTGAAGATGTGGCACGCCTTAAGACGTTGCTCGAAGACATTCATGAGAATTTCATCGACCACGTCAAAGCCCGCCGTGATGGCAAGCTTACCGACGCGCAGGACCTGTTCACGGGTGAAATTTGGCTGGCCAAACGCGCGACCGAGCTGGGCTTGATTGATGGCATCGGACATCTGCAGCCTTTGTTGAAAGAACGCTTTGGCGAGAAGGTAAAATTGCGGCGCTATGGCGCAAAGAAAGGTCTGTTGTCGCGTTTCGGCGTGCAACTGGTCCATGACGCGGTGCACGGCATCGAGGAACGCGCAGCCTTTGCGCGCTTTGGCCTTTAA
- the pgsA gene encoding CDP-diacylglycerol--glycerol-3-phosphate 3-phosphatidyltransferase, producing MKWNLPNVLTLLRLVAAPGVALMFLYFTRPYADWFALILFVLASVTDWLDGYLARAWKQETKLGAMLDPIADKAMVVIALMVIIGFSSWSPWLVLPATVILFREVFVSGLREYLGDVAGTLKVTALAKWKTTMQMVAIAVLFSQGVFEHYLGMSVFGMDQDMIGAILNGDEEDLFGLNWKLAGMEWSGRVGLWLLWIAATLTAVTGYDYLMKALPHLREGR from the coding sequence ATGAAATGGAACCTGCCCAATGTTTTGACGCTTTTGCGACTGGTCGCGGCCCCTGGCGTGGCGTTGATGTTTCTATATTTTACAAGACCTTACGCCGATTGGTTTGCGCTGATCCTGTTTGTGCTGGCCTCGGTCACCGATTGGCTTGACGGCTATCTTGCGCGGGCTTGGAAACAAGAGACCAAGCTTGGTGCGATGCTCGACCCGATTGCGGACAAGGCGATGGTGGTCATCGCCCTGATGGTGATCATCGGTTTTTCAAGCTGGTCGCCTTGGCTGGTGCTCCCCGCGACCGTCATCCTCTTTCGAGAAGTGTTTGTGTCAGGACTGCGCGAATACCTGGGTGATGTTGCCGGGACGTTGAAAGTGACCGCTTTGGCCAAATGGAAAACCACCATGCAAATGGTCGCGATTGCGGTCCTGTTTTCGCAGGGGGTGTTTGAACATTATCTTGGGATGTCCGTTTTTGGCATGGATCAGGACATGATCGGCGCAATCCTGAACGGCGACGAAGAAGATTTGTTTGGTCTGAACTGGAAACTTGCCGGGATGGAATGGTCGGGCCGGGTTGGACTGTGGTTGCTGTGGATCGCGGCCACACTTACGGCGGTGACAGGATATGATTACCTGATGAAAGCCCTGCCACATCTGCGAGAGGGGCGTTGA
- a CDS encoding DMT family transporter, with protein sequence MNTAPQNRAGLAILFVLIGVGAISINDMLIKQLSGGYPLHQIVFARSAIGIIISLGLVKLEGGWHLLRTKHPGLHVLRGVLVVIANMAFFLALAALPLAEATALFFAAPLFITLLSIPILGEKVGVMRLSAVAVGFVGVVIMQRPWAGDETLHASRLVLLLPVLAAVTYALNQLMTRKLGVTAKASVLSLYIQAVFIVVSVAFYLVAGDGRFVDETSMASMQFLLRAWVWPAPGDGWVFWGLGLNAAIIGYCLSQAYRMADAATVAPFEYVGLPLAVFWGFVIFGDLPSWEVWVGIALILGSGLFVFLRERQKARNITRAQGGRR encoded by the coding sequence ATGAACACCGCCCCGCAGAACCGCGCCGGATTGGCAATCTTGTTTGTCCTTATCGGGGTCGGTGCGATCTCCATCAATGACATGCTGATTAAACAGCTGTCGGGCGGGTATCCTTTGCATCAGATCGTGTTTGCACGCTCTGCAATCGGGATCATCATTAGCCTTGGTTTGGTCAAGCTCGAAGGTGGCTGGCATCTGCTCAGGACCAAACATCCCGGTTTGCATGTTCTGCGTGGGGTTCTGGTTGTGATCGCCAACATGGCGTTTTTCCTAGCGCTTGCAGCACTGCCACTGGCCGAAGCGACCGCGCTGTTCTTTGCGGCACCTCTCTTTATCACGCTGCTGTCCATCCCGATCCTGGGTGAAAAAGTCGGCGTCATGCGTCTGAGCGCGGTGGCTGTCGGTTTTGTCGGTGTGGTCATCATGCAGCGCCCCTGGGCAGGCGATGAAACCCTGCACGCCTCGCGGTTGGTGCTGTTGTTGCCGGTCTTGGCCGCAGTCACTTATGCGCTCAACCAGTTGATGACCCGCAAACTCGGCGTCACTGCCAAAGCATCGGTGCTGTCACTCTATATTCAGGCGGTGTTCATTGTCGTTTCGGTCGCATTTTATCTGGTTGCGGGCGACGGTCGGTTTGTTGACGAAACGTCCATGGCATCCATGCAATTCCTGCTGCGCGCTTGGGTCTGGCCCGCCCCGGGTGATGGCTGGGTTTTTTGGGGGCTTGGGTTGAACGCCGCCATCATTGGGTATTGTTTAAGCCAGGCCTACCGCATGGCAGATGCGGCCACCGTGGCCCCGTTTGAATATGTCGGGCTGCCTTTGGCTGTCTTTTGGGGCTTTGTGATCTTTGGCGACCTGCCATCTTGGGAAGTCTGGGTGGGCATCGCACTTATCCTTGGGTCGGGCCTTTTTGTATTCCTGCGCGAACGGCAAAAAGCCCGCAACATCACTCGGGCCCAAGGCGGGCGACGATAG
- the uvrC gene encoding excinuclease ABC subunit UvrC has product MNQIPNAPPQGHEVIQSYLKTIDTSPGVYRMLDAESRVLYVGKARNLRARVSNYARPGGHSGRIARMIAATTSMMFLTTKTETEALLLEQNLIKQLKPKFNVLLRDDKSFPNILVTADHDFAQIKKHRGAKKEKGSYYGPFASAGAVNRTLNQLQRVFLLRDCSNSMFDSRTRPCLQHQIKRCSAPCVGKISKEDYAQTVRDAERFLTGKTTDIQARLAAEMSRASQEMEFERAAALRDRIKALTQVQTAQGINPKGVSEADIIALHMDSGQACVQVFFIRANQNWGNRDYYPRVGPDVDAAEVLEAFIGQFYDTREPPRQLILSNQIENPDLMADALGGKIGRKVELLVPQRGEKAELVDGALRNARESLARKLAETATQTKLLKGLEEAFELPGPPTRIEVYDNSHIQGTNAVGAMIVAGADGLMKNQYRKFNIRGDELTPGDDFGMMKEVLTRRFKRLIKEDPDRNGGMWPDLLLIDGGAGQVSAVASIMREYGVEDIPMVGVAKGVDRDAGKEEFHRVGKRPMALRHNDPVLYFVQRLRDEAHRFAIGTHRAKRAKAVGATPLDDVPGVGAARKRSLLAHFGSAKAVARANLSDLKAVDGVSDALAETIYAYFHERG; this is encoded by the coding sequence ATGAACCAGATCCCCAACGCACCGCCGCAAGGCCATGAGGTTATTCAAAGTTATCTCAAAACGATTGACACCTCGCCGGGGGTGTACCGGATGCTGGATGCAGAAAGCCGTGTCCTTTATGTCGGTAAGGCCCGTAATCTGCGAGCCCGCGTCAGTAACTATGCGCGACCCGGCGGCCACTCCGGGCGCATTGCCCGGATGATCGCGGCCACCACGTCGATGATGTTTCTGACCACCAAGACAGAGACCGAGGCGTTGTTGCTGGAACAGAATCTAATCAAGCAACTGAAACCCAAATTCAATGTGCTCTTGCGCGATGACAAAAGCTTTCCGAACATCTTGGTGACAGCGGATCACGATTTCGCTCAGATCAAAAAACACCGCGGTGCCAAAAAAGAGAAAGGCAGCTACTATGGTCCTTTCGCCAGCGCAGGTGCCGTAAACCGAACGCTAAACCAATTGCAGCGGGTTTTTCTGCTGCGCGACTGTTCAAACTCAATGTTCGACAGTCGAACGAGGCCCTGCCTGCAACACCAGATCAAACGGTGTTCGGCCCCTTGCGTCGGCAAAATTTCGAAAGAGGACTATGCCCAAACAGTCCGCGATGCGGAACGCTTCCTGACAGGTAAGACCACGGACATTCAGGCGCGCCTGGCCGCCGAGATGTCGCGCGCCTCACAGGAGATGGAATTTGAACGCGCAGCCGCCCTGCGCGATCGGATCAAGGCATTGACCCAGGTGCAAACAGCACAAGGGATCAACCCCAAAGGCGTGTCAGAAGCTGACATCATCGCCCTGCACATGGACAGTGGACAGGCCTGCGTGCAGGTCTTCTTCATCCGTGCCAATCAAAACTGGGGTAACCGCGACTACTATCCGCGTGTGGGACCGGATGTGGATGCCGCCGAAGTGTTGGAGGCGTTTATTGGTCAGTTTTACGATACCCGCGAACCGCCACGTCAACTGATCCTGTCCAACCAGATTGAGAACCCTGATCTGATGGCGGATGCCCTTGGCGGCAAAATCGGCCGTAAAGTTGAATTGCTGGTCCCTCAAAGAGGTGAAAAAGCGGAACTGGTGGATGGTGCCCTGCGCAATGCCCGTGAATCACTCGCCCGTAAACTGGCCGAAACCGCAACACAAACCAAGCTGTTGAAAGGTCTGGAAGAGGCGTTTGAATTGCCGGGCCCCCCAACCCGGATTGAGGTTTATGACAACAGTCACATTCAGGGCACCAATGCGGTTGGTGCAATGATCGTGGCAGGTGCCGATGGCCTGATGAAAAACCAATACCGCAAGTTTAACATTCGCGGCGACGAACTGACTCCAGGCGACGATTTTGGCATGATGAAAGAAGTGCTGACCCGGCGCTTTAAACGATTGATCAAAGAAGACCCTGATCGCAACGGCGGCATGTGGCCTGATCTTTTGTTGATTGACGGTGGTGCGGGACAGGTCAGTGCTGTTGCTTCAATTATGCGGGAATACGGGGTTGAGGATATTCCGATGGTTGGCGTTGCCAAAGGTGTCGATCGGGATGCCGGCAAAGAAGAATTCCACCGCGTCGGTAAACGGCCGATGGCGCTGCGGCACAACGATCCGGTATTGTATTTTGTACAACGTCTGCGGGACGAGGCGCACCGCTTTGCCATTGGCACCCACCGCGCAAAACGGGCCAAGGCAGTTGGTGCAACGCCACTTGATGATGTGCCGGGAGTCGGGGCCGCACGCAAAAGATCACTGTTGGCGCATTTTGGATCCGCCAAAGCGGTGGCGCGTGCAAATTTGAGCGATCTCAAGGCCGTTGACGGTGTATCTGATGCCTTGGCCGAAACGATTTACGCCTATTTTCACGAGCGTGGATAA
- a CDS encoding calcium/sodium antiporter yields the protein MLMPWLLSGLGLLILLLAGDALVKGAVNLSLRLGVPALIVSLTIVAFGTSAPELLISIKAILDDAPGIALGNVVGSNTANILLVLGIPALLATMHTSECNTRKTYNFMIGASVVFIALAFRGVFDWIAALVLLGALAFVLADQFREAKNHRDACKGDAEEELDGVDPDMPGWRIAVFMVLGLIGLPLGAGLLVDNATIIAQAYGVSDTVIGLTLVAIGTSLPELATTVMAALRRQADVALGNVIGSNMFNLLAIIGIASLVGPINVDPEFLRFDLWVMLAASLLLIPFVYLNKDITRIWGIALSALYAVYLIVVLI from the coding sequence ATGCTGATGCCTTGGCTGCTTTCCGGGTTGGGTCTGTTAATCTTGCTGCTTGCCGGCGATGCGCTGGTCAAAGGGGCGGTGAACCTGTCCTTGCGATTGGGGGTACCTGCACTGATTGTCAGCCTGACAATTGTGGCGTTTGGAACATCTGCGCCGGAACTGCTGATTTCAATCAAGGCGATTCTGGATGACGCGCCGGGTATCGCATTGGGCAATGTGGTGGGGTCAAACACTGCGAACATTCTGCTTGTGCTGGGTATTCCCGCGCTGCTGGCCACCATGCACACATCTGAATGTAACACGCGAAAGACCTATAATTTCATGATTGGTGCCAGCGTGGTTTTCATAGCGCTGGCGTTTCGCGGTGTATTTGATTGGATTGCTGCGCTGGTTCTTTTGGGTGCGCTTGCCTTTGTGCTTGCCGATCAATTTCGTGAAGCCAAAAACCATCGAGATGCGTGCAAGGGCGACGCCGAAGAAGAGCTTGATGGCGTTGACCCCGATATGCCCGGATGGCGCATTGCGGTCTTTATGGTTTTGGGCCTGATTGGCCTGCCGCTGGGGGCGGGGCTGCTGGTTGATAACGCCACGATTATCGCGCAGGCCTATGGGGTCAGTGACACAGTGATCGGTTTGACGCTGGTTGCGATCGGGACATCCTTGCCGGAACTTGCAACCACCGTCATGGCGGCTTTGCGCAGGCAAGCAGACGTGGCACTGGGCAATGTCATCGGCTCGAACATGTTCAACCTGCTGGCGATCATCGGCATCGCAAGCCTTGTCGGCCCGATCAATGTCGATCCCGAATTCCTGCGATTTGATCTCTGGGTCATGCTGGCGGCATCATTGCTTTTGATTCCGTTCGTTTACCTGAACAAAGACATCACCCGCATCTGGGGCATTGCATTGAGTGCGCTATATGCAGTCTATCTGATTGTTGTTCTGATCTGA
- a CDS encoding SDR family oxidoreductase: MGRALITGAGQRLGRAMALYLGTRGYDVAVHYASSGEGANAVVTELKAMGRTAVSLQADLLDEEAIQTLLPRAAEALGGPITCLVNNASIFEYDTISTATLTSWDRHMGSNLRAPFVLTQAMAAQGLAAETDQTGEPRAVGLIVNMVDQRVRKLTPEFMTYTLAKMGLWALTQTTARALAPAIRVNAIGPGPTMKGQRQSDSHFDTQRRNTVLGRGSNPDDISAALGYFLDAPAVTGQLLCVDGGQHLGWQTPDVVGIE; this comes from the coding sequence ATGGGCCGTGCACTGATAACCGGGGCCGGGCAGCGCCTTGGCCGAGCGATGGCGTTGTATTTGGGCACACGCGGATACGATGTCGCGGTGCACTATGCCAGTTCAGGCGAAGGGGCAAATGCCGTCGTGACCGAACTCAAAGCGATGGGCCGCACGGCTGTTTCTTTGCAGGCGGATCTGTTGGATGAGGAGGCAATCCAGACATTGCTGCCAAGGGCAGCAGAGGCGCTGGGCGGCCCGATCACGTGTCTAGTGAACAACGCGTCGATTTTTGAATACGACACAATTTCAACTGCAACGCTGACCAGTTGGGACAGACACATGGGGAGCAATTTGCGAGCGCCCTTTGTTCTGACCCAGGCGATGGCCGCGCAGGGATTGGCAGCAGAAACCGACCAAACAGGCGAACCGCGTGCTGTCGGGTTGATTGTGAATATGGTGGACCAACGCGTGCGCAAACTCACGCCAGAGTTCATGACCTATACGCTCGCGAAAATGGGACTTTGGGCGTTGACCCAAACCACGGCGCGCGCACTGGCCCCTGCAATCCGCGTTAACGCCATAGGGCCGGGCCCAACGATGAAGGGGCAACGCCAATCTGACAGTCATTTTGACACACAACGGCGCAACACGGTGCTGGGCCGAGGGTCCAATCCAGACGACATTTCGGCCGCGCTGGGTTATTTTCTGGATGCACCAGCCGTGACAGGCCAACTGCTTTGCGTAGATGGCGGACAGCATCTTGGATGGCAAACGCCAGACGTGGTAGGGATCGAATAA
- a CDS encoding ABC transporter permease, with the protein MNWTAISSIYAFEMARFFRTIAQSIISPVLSTSLYFVVFGAAIGSRIQEVEGVSYGAFIVPGLIMLSVITQAISNASFGIYFPKFIGTIFELLSAPINFFEIVIGYVGAAATKALFIGVIILITAFFFVDISIAHPFAMVAFLVLTCISFALMGFIIGIWAGSFEQLQLVPLLIVTPLVFLGGSFYSISMLPPVWQVISHFNPVVYLISGFRWAFFGSADVPILASLLAIGLFTGLCMAVIWWIFHTGWRIRQ; encoded by the coding sequence ATGAACTGGACGGCGATCAGTTCCATTTACGCCTTTGAAATGGCACGGTTTTTCCGCACCATCGCGCAAAGCATCATCTCGCCCGTACTGTCCACATCGCTTTATTTCGTGGTCTTTGGTGCGGCCATCGGCAGCCGCATCCAAGAGGTTGAGGGTGTCAGCTATGGTGCGTTCATCGTACCGGGTCTGATCATGCTCAGCGTGATCACCCAGGCGATATCAAACGCGTCATTTGGCATCTATTTCCCGAAATTCATCGGTACGATTTTTGAATTGCTCTCTGCACCGATCAACTTTTTCGAGATCGTGATCGGCTATGTCGGGGCGGCGGCGACCAAGGCGTTGTTCATTGGGGTGATCATCCTGATCACTGCGTTTTTCTTTGTCGATATTTCAATTGCACATCCCTTTGCGATGGTCGCGTTTCTGGTTCTCACCTGTATCAGCTTTGCTTTGATGGGATTTATTATCGGTATTTGGGCCGGCAGCTTTGAACAGCTGCAGTTGGTACCGCTTTTGATCGTCACACCGCTCGTCTTTCTTGGCGGGTCGTTTTACTCCATCTCGATGCTGCCGCCTGTCTGGCAGGTCATTTCGCATTTTAACCCGGTGGTGTATCTGATTTCAGGATTCCGCTGGGCTTTCTTTGGGTCGGCAGATGTGCCAATTCTAGCCAGTTTGCTGGCGATTGGCCTGTTTACCGGGCTGTGCATGGCGGTGATCTGGTGGATTTTCCACACCGGTTGGCGGATACGGCAATAA
- a CDS encoding ABC transporter ATP-binding protein — protein MPTIVDIKNLRKSYDGGFEALKGVDLEIHEGEILALLGPNGAGKTTLISTICGITTPTDGTVTVGGHDIITGYRAARSMIGLVPQEINLEPFEKVINTVRFSRGLFGKPKDDAALERILRQLSLWDKKDSQIRALSGGMKRRVLIAKALAHDPRVLFLDEPTAGVDVELRKDMWEIVADLKADGVTIILTTHYIEEAEAIADRVGVIAHGALLLIEDKAKLMARMGKKQLEVQLSKPIKALPKALQSDALTLSEDGTTLIYTYDTRAERTGITKLLADVSKAGLVLTDVMTRQSSLEDIFVDLVQEDAA, from the coding sequence ATGCCGACCATTGTGGACATCAAGAACCTGCGTAAATCCTATGACGGTGGCTTTGAGGCGCTCAAAGGCGTTGATCTGGAAATACACGAAGGAGAGATTCTGGCGCTGCTCGGCCCGAACGGCGCGGGTAAGACCACGTTGATTTCCACCATATGCGGGATCACAACGCCGACGGACGGCACCGTGACTGTTGGGGGCCATGACATCATCACCGGATACCGCGCTGCCCGTTCGATGATCGGGCTGGTGCCGCAGGAAATTAATCTGGAACCCTTTGAAAAAGTGATCAACACGGTTCGCTTTTCGCGCGGGTTGTTTGGCAAACCAAAGGACGATGCCGCGCTTGAACGAATTCTGCGCCAATTGTCATTGTGGGACAAGAAAGACAGCCAGATCAGGGCGCTCTCTGGCGGGATGAAACGGCGGGTTTTGATTGCCAAGGCGCTGGCGCATGACCCACGGGTGTTGTTTCTGGATGAACCCACCGCTGGTGTTGACGTTGAGCTGCGCAAAGACATGTGGGAAATTGTGGCAGACCTGAAGGCTGATGGCGTGACCATCATTCTGACCACACATTACATCGAAGAAGCGGAGGCGATTGCCGATCGTGTCGGTGTGATTGCACATGGCGCACTGTTGCTAATTGAAGACAAGGCCAAGCTGATGGCGCGAATGGGCAAGAAGCAACTGGAAGTACAATTGAGCAAACCAATCAAGGCGCTGCCAAAGGCGCTGCAATCGGACGCACTGACGCTTTCTGAGGACGGCACCACACTGATCTACACCTATGACACGAGGGCGGAACGGACAGGCATCACCAAGCTGTTGGCCGACGTTTCAAAGGCTGGTCTGGTACTGACGGATGTGATGACCCGGCAAAGCAGCCTCGAAGATATCTTTGTCGATTTGGTTCAGGAGGATGCGGCATGA
- a CDS encoding CoxG family protein, which produces MQMSDTRQIAVPPSAVYAALLDPDMLQKCVPGAQDVTGSVEDGYEATVVQKVGPVKATFKGQVTLSDLVPDQSLTITGEGKGGAAGFAKGGAEVRLSAKDGGTELSYDVEAKVGGKLAQLGSRIIDGFAKKMADQFFNNLQESLEGPTEDTAENDATEGPAKKGWFGRSKD; this is translated from the coding sequence ATGCAGATGTCAGACACCCGCCAGATCGCAGTTCCGCCATCCGCCGTCTATGCCGCATTGCTGGATCCGGACATGTTGCAAAAATGTGTGCCGGGCGCACAGGATGTGACGGGGTCCGTCGAAGACGGCTACGAGGCGACTGTCGTGCAAAAGGTTGGGCCGGTTAAGGCCACGTTCAAAGGTCAGGTCACGCTGAGTGATCTGGTGCCGGATCAATCATTGACCATCACAGGCGAAGGGAAAGGTGGGGCTGCTGGCTTTGCCAAAGGCGGTGCCGAGGTCCGGTTGTCAGCCAAGGATGGTGGCACTGAGCTAAGTTATGACGTTGAGGCCAAGGTGGGTGGCAAGCTGGCACAACTTGGCAGTCGGATTATTGACGGCTTTGCCAAAAAGATGGCCGATCAGTTCTTTAACAACCTTCAGGAATCACTTGAAGGCCCGACCGAGGACACAGCCGAAAACGACGCCACAGAGGGCCCTGCCAAAAAAGGTTGGTTCGGAAGGTCCAAAGACTGA